A genome region from Hymenobacter tibetensis includes the following:
- a CDS encoding POTRA domain-containing protein — translation MLLFVAVVLGAAPKSVAASPDSTTQALLACPGYTAVRVVKLLFVGNEVTKERTLRAELDFQEGDTLSTSSLGRRIEANRRRLFNLQLFHQVLTEVLCQDGSLTILFNFQERWYTFPVPILSIADRNFRSWADRPDRWRRVDYGVHLTRKNFRGRNEEVRANLQLGFNRKYELFYEAPGYGRRRRIGLGVGGSYYRARALDYTTLQDRLVAFRPVNGFPIERRYVTAGLRWRRTVRLLAAFDVSYHQESISDSVNLLNPTYYLGRTQRDYVELGLSGVFNQRNTFAYPLTGYYAQAQVVYRRFADAAAPPQLLVRTRYARYVALGGPFYYSGAVQGQLRFSRRLSYADNRALGYEALVRGYDPYVVDGRHYALVQQGVSYRLFDAGQVQLQNVANPKINNIPLVLYLNTFTDAGYVSTPSVVAGNRLPGRLLASAGVGVHLVTYYDRVLTLEYARTVRGQGGFFFRFEFPI, via the coding sequence ATGCTGCTCTTTGTCGCTGTTGTGCTTGGCGCTGCCCCTAAATCAGTGGCGGCCTCTCCTGACTCCACTACCCAAGCCCTGCTAGCATGCCCAGGTTACACAGCAGTACGGGTAGTGAAACTGCTGTTTGTTGGCAACGAGGTAACCAAGGAGCGTACGTTGCGCGCTGAGCTAGATTTCCAGGAAGGCGACACCCTATCTACTTCCAGTTTAGGCCGCCGGATAGAAGCGAATCGACGCCGTCTTTTCAATCTGCAGTTGTTCCATCAAGTGCTGACGGAAGTACTGTGCCAGGACGGGAGCCTAACCATCCTTTTCAATTTCCAAGAGCGGTGGTACACGTTCCCTGTTCCTATCCTCTCCATTGCCGACCGTAACTTCCGATCCTGGGCCGACCGCCCTGACCGCTGGCGACGAGTGGACTACGGCGTTCATTTGACCCGCAAAAATTTCCGAGGCCGCAACGAAGAAGTGCGAGCAAATCTGCAACTGGGTTTCAACCGGAAGTATGAGCTTTTCTATGAAGCGCCCGGCTACGGCCGCCGTCGGCGGATAGGATTAGGGGTAGGAGGTTCCTACTACCGGGCCCGAGCTCTGGATTATACCACCCTGCAGGACCGGCTTGTAGCATTTCGCCCAGTAAATGGGTTTCCTATTGAGCGGCGCTACGTTACGGCAGGTTTGCGGTGGCGCCGTACCGTACGGTTGCTTGCAGCTTTTGATGTTAGCTACCACCAAGAATCGATATCTGATTCTGTAAACCTGCTTAACCCCACCTACTACCTAGGCCGTACCCAACGGGATTATGTGGAACTTGGTCTAAGTGGGGTTTTCAACCAGCGTAACACCTTTGCTTATCCGCTCACGGGGTATTACGCGCAAGCGCAAGTGGTTTATCGGCGTTTCGCTGATGCAGCAGCCCCCCCACAACTGCTGGTCCGTACGCGCTACGCCCGCTACGTCGCTCTTGGTGGCCCTTTCTACTACAGCGGGGCAGTACAAGGCCAATTGCGTTTCAGTCGTCGCTTGTCTTATGCCGACAACCGAGCCCTTGGTTATGAGGCTTTGGTCCGTGGCTATGACCCTTATGTAGTGGATGGCCGACATTATGCGCTTGTGCAACAAGGGGTGTCGTACCGTCTGTTTGATGCGGGACAAGTGCAGCTCCAAAACGTTGCTAACCCTAAGATCAACAACATCCCTCTCGTGCTGTATTTAAATACCTTTACCGACGCCGGTTACGTAAGCACGCCTTCGGTTGTAGCTGGCAACCGGCTTCCAGGTCGCCTGTTAGCTTCTGCTGGAGTGGGAGTACACCTCGTCACGTACTACGACCGGGTACTGACGTTGGAATACGCCCGCACCGTGCGCGGTCAAGGAGGCTTCTTTTTTCGTTTCGAATTTCCCATTTGA
- a CDS encoding NAD kinase, producing MKIAILGKPFEDASLPFVQNLLDDLARRQTDILIVESFHSYLTERLQLPTGVSTFHRGDSLRGVQFVLSIGGDGTLLDTVTYVGSLQIPILGIHTGRLGFLATVTPDRIAQAMDALFKGHFVLEERSLIRVETDPDAFGGVNFGLNEFSILKRDTSSMIVVHTYIDGEYLNSYWADGLVVATPTGSTGYSLSCGGPVMLPQTNNFIIAPVCPHNLNVRPLVVSDQSVISFEIEGRSNQFLLSLDSRSVAVDAGVQIAVRRESFNARLVKFNHVNFLSTLRSKLNWGLDKRNPAGIPI from the coding sequence ATGAAAATCGCCATTCTAGGGAAACCTTTCGAAGACGCAAGCTTGCCCTTTGTGCAAAACTTGTTGGATGATCTTGCACGCCGGCAAACCGATATTCTGATAGTCGAGTCTTTTCATAGCTACCTGACAGAGCGCTTGCAGCTACCAACCGGAGTTAGCACCTTTCATAGGGGCGACTCGTTGCGTGGGGTGCAGTTTGTGCTCAGTATCGGAGGGGATGGCACTCTGTTAGATACCGTTACCTATGTTGGTAGCCTACAAATTCCAATCCTAGGAATTCACACGGGGCGCTTGGGCTTTCTTGCCACTGTCACGCCAGACCGTATTGCTCAAGCCATGGACGCTCTATTCAAAGGGCACTTTGTGTTGGAGGAACGCAGTCTAATACGCGTTGAAACGGATCCAGACGCATTTGGAGGTGTCAATTTTGGGCTCAATGAGTTCAGCATCCTCAAGCGCGATACTTCCTCTATGATAGTGGTGCACACGTATATCGATGGAGAATATCTAAACTCGTACTGGGCCGATGGCCTTGTGGTAGCGACCCCCACTGGCTCCACAGGCTACTCGCTTAGCTGTGGGGGCCCGGTTATGCTACCCCAGACAAACAATTTTATCATTGCTCCCGTATGCCCTCACAATCTTAACGTACGTCCTTTAGTTGTGTCGGATCAGAGCGTGATTTCTTTCGAAATAGAGGGTAGAAGCAACCAGTTTTTACTTTCTCTCGATTCCAGATCTGTTGCTGTTGATGCAGGAGTACAAATTGCTGTTCGCCGGGAGAGTTTCAATGCTCGCTTAGTAAAATTCAATCATGTCAACTTCTTGAGCACCCTAAGAAGCAAGTTAAATTGGGGTTTAGACAAGCGTAATCCAGCCGGAATTCCAATTTAG
- a CDS encoding DUF6089 family protein has product MKQFFTYTLTLLLALVLLAPAADAQQFTKRKQYNSVGVTLTAMNYFGDITPKPSIPSLRFGATRPNLGVTFTHRFTPRISARAGLSYGRITGDDSKAADQNDPDAKYRYNRNMNFRNDIAELSAVAIFDLIPNRNNYIKRPDFVPYVFAGVAGYTGNPKGLNSSDNYVALQPLRTEGVEYNRGGIAIPFGLGARYKLNKSFDLGFEIGFRKTFNDYLDDVSTKYVSDPSQLASGDAFYFGWDITGGSGTGLDGTWNQNDQRGYQRGKDNEDDWYVQAGFTLNYILAPRVKSPKFR; this is encoded by the coding sequence ATGAAGCAATTTTTCACCTACACTCTTACGCTGCTATTGGCCTTGGTGCTATTAGCTCCCGCGGCGGATGCTCAGCAATTCACTAAGCGGAAGCAGTATAATTCAGTAGGCGTGACGCTAACGGCTATGAACTATTTTGGTGATATCACGCCAAAGCCCAGCATTCCAAGCTTACGTTTTGGAGCAACTCGTCCCAATCTTGGCGTTACCTTTACCCACCGTTTCACGCCTCGTATTTCCGCTCGTGCTGGTCTCAGCTATGGCCGCATCACTGGGGATGACAGCAAAGCTGCCGATCAGAATGATCCGGATGCAAAATATCGTTATAACCGCAACATGAATTTTCGCAATGACATTGCTGAACTATCTGCTGTTGCTATTTTTGACCTGATTCCAAACCGAAATAACTATATCAAACGTCCGGACTTCGTTCCTTATGTGTTTGCTGGAGTAGCAGGTTACACTGGCAATCCAAAGGGACTCAACAGTAGTGACAACTATGTGGCGTTACAGCCTTTGCGGACTGAAGGTGTAGAGTATAATCGGGGTGGTATTGCCATTCCCTTTGGCCTCGGAGCCCGTTATAAGCTCAACAAAAGCTTTGATCTTGGTTTTGAAATAGGCTTCCGTAAAACGTTTAATGACTATCTTGACGACGTAAGCACCAAATATGTATCTGATCCTAGTCAGCTTGCTTCTGGCGATGCATTCTATTTTGGATGGGATATCACTGGCGGCTCAGGTACTGGCTTAGATGGTACTTGGAACCAGAACGACCAAAGAGGTTACCAGCGCGGCAAGGATAACGAAGACGACTGGTATGTACAAGCTGGCTTCACCCTCAACTACATTCTCGCTCCGCGCGTTAAAAGCCCCAAATTCCGCTAA
- the porG gene encoding type IX secretion system protein PorG, with product MTKVKLSKTLLACLVQVGSVFFAQSAAAQYTSEIGVGLGGLVYKGEVSPNYQFENNRPAITAFYRRDISAPITLRGALLAGMLRASDGNVEGITGNGAPLSAYRQANMKGDLYEASAVVEYNFFDYHYRKAKVHFTPYVFVGIAGYLANVKTATNNAALPSLNQSGTMLGVSVPAGFGFKYALSNRWNLGLEAGARKVFSDKLDHIDGKSSGQTDLVGNPNDQDWYFFNGISISYTFYKINCPPQYKENPKLLR from the coding sequence ATGACAAAAGTGAAACTCTCCAAAACACTCCTTGCTTGCTTAGTGCAAGTAGGGAGTGTTTTTTTTGCCCAATCTGCTGCCGCTCAGTATACCAGCGAAATAGGTGTAGGATTAGGCGGGCTAGTGTACAAAGGTGAAGTATCTCCCAACTACCAGTTCGAGAATAACCGTCCAGCTATCACGGCCTTTTACCGCAGGGATATTTCGGCACCTATAACGTTACGTGGAGCGCTCCTAGCAGGTATGTTACGGGCTTCTGATGGCAACGTGGAAGGTATAACCGGTAATGGGGCTCCTTTGTCTGCTTACCGGCAGGCTAATATGAAAGGCGACTTGTATGAGGCCTCAGCAGTAGTGGAGTACAACTTTTTCGATTACCACTATCGCAAAGCCAAAGTGCATTTCACACCTTATGTCTTTGTAGGAATAGCAGGGTATCTGGCCAACGTTAAAACGGCAACCAACAATGCTGCTTTGCCTTCCCTCAACCAAAGCGGTACCATGCTTGGAGTGTCAGTGCCAGCTGGGTTTGGCTTCAAGTATGCACTTTCCAACCGATGGAACTTAGGGTTAGAGGCTGGTGCCCGGAAGGTATTCAGCGATAAGCTTGACCATATTGATGGTAAGAGCAGTGGGCAGACCGATTTAGTTGGGAATCCCAATGATCAGGATTGGTACTTCTTCAATGGTATCAGTATCTCATACACTTTCTATAAAATCAATTGCCCTCCTCAGTACAAGGAGAATCCTAAGCTGCTACGCTAA
- a CDS encoding isoprenyl transferase, which yields MAVRSEIDPQNIPAHVAVIMDGNGRWAKQKGGLRIFGHQSAITAVRETVEVAAEIGVRYLTLYAFSTENWSRPAHEVTALMQLLVHTIRKETPTLLKNSIRLQAIGQTESLPASCQRELAEAMELTKAGSRMTLVLALSYSGRWDLTQAARKLAADVASGQLRAEDVQENTIAGYLATAGMPDPELLIRTSGEQRISNFLLWQLAYTELYITDLLWPDFRRTHFEEAVRAYQRRERRFGKTSEQLTVS from the coding sequence ATGGCCGTCCGGTCCGAAATTGATCCACAGAATATTCCCGCGCACGTTGCCGTCATAATGGACGGCAATGGCCGCTGGGCAAAGCAAAAGGGCGGCCTCCGCATCTTTGGGCACCAAAGTGCTATCACTGCTGTACGCGAAACAGTGGAGGTTGCTGCCGAGATAGGTGTGCGCTACCTTACGTTGTACGCTTTTTCCACTGAAAACTGGTCGAGGCCAGCGCATGAGGTTACGGCCTTGATGCAGTTGCTGGTTCACACCATTCGGAAGGAAACGCCTACACTATTAAAGAATAGTATTCGTTTACAAGCCATCGGTCAGACTGAGAGCTTGCCGGCTTCTTGCCAACGTGAGTTGGCAGAGGCCATGGAATTAACCAAGGCGGGTTCACGGATGACGTTGGTTCTAGCACTTAGCTATAGCGGGCGTTGGGATCTAACGCAAGCGGCTCGTAAGCTGGCTGCCGATGTAGCCTCTGGACAGCTACGCGCCGAAGATGTGCAGGAAAACACGATTGCGGGTTATTTGGCAACGGCAGGCATGCCTGATCCTGAACTATTAATCCGTACTAGTGGTGAGCAGCGGATAAGTAACTTTCTGCTTTGGCAGCTTGCGTACACTGAACTGTACATCACTGATTTACTGTGGCCTGACTTCCGCCGAACTCATTTTGAGGAGGCTGTACGGGCGTATCAACGCCGGGAACGGCGATTTGGGAAGACAAGTGAGCAGCTAACTGTTTCGTAA
- the bamA gene encoding outer membrane protein assembly factor BamA, with protein MNLFLHTLGRVAIVLTLGVAMPLVGFAQATAPAAKGDEPKRYELGGITISGARYLDSNTLIGLTGLRVGDPISLPGEEIGKAIRKVWEQGILGDVSVSVTRIDGNRIFLDFNLKERPRLSKFEFSGIGKSQADDLKNKIKLIRGKVVTDALLSNTRTQVRKFYTNKGFLDAKVNIVQVPDSSLSNSVVLKINVDKGGKSKIREIAFEGNEAFKDSKLKGKFKKTKEKKFPKILNSGKFQRVEFEEDKQKLVDFYNAQGYRDAVVVSDTLIRNGEALELRVRVDEGPKYYFRNISWAGNYLYDDKTLASVLGIKEGSVYSKETLDKRLNYNPTGQDITSLYMNDGYLFFSIDPVETKVEGDSIDIEMRITEGVQARIKEVNISGNTKTTDHVLRRELRTLPGDKFNRELLIRSQREISTLGYFDPEKVGINPVPNQADGTVDINYTVVEKPSDQITLSGGWGGYAGFIGTVGLVFNNFSLRKAKDFRNWTPVPAGDGQRIALNVQANGLQYQAYSFSFTEPWLGGRKPNSLSFSLNRSINRLTYGSTFDVENGSFIKSNTASLSLGRRLRWPDDYFTLSNSLAVTQYETQNYQLFENFQNGIATNITLNTTLSRNSIDNPTYTRRGSSLALSVNLTPPYSAIKGAHPNSNEWVEFHKWMFDASWFTPIAGKLVLNTRAHFGFIGTYNSSRQIGPFERFKLGGSGLAAGGSQNFAVGTEYVGLRGYADPNDANAIPTAQQNQNGGAVYNKYVMELRYPVSLNPAATVYVLSFAEAGNAFNSYTDYNPYKLYRSVGVGARIFMSAFGLLGFDYGRAFDAVPRTSTNQTAQDRNQFHFIIGQQIR; from the coding sequence ATGAATTTATTCTTGCACACGCTGGGCCGAGTGGCCATAGTACTCACGCTGGGTGTGGCAATGCCACTTGTTGGCTTTGCTCAAGCAACGGCTCCTGCAGCAAAGGGCGACGAGCCAAAGCGCTACGAGTTGGGCGGTATTACAATTAGCGGTGCACGCTATCTAGACTCCAATACTCTTATTGGGCTGACTGGGTTGCGTGTGGGTGACCCTATTTCTTTGCCGGGCGAGGAAATAGGCAAAGCAATCCGTAAAGTTTGGGAGCAAGGTATTCTTGGTGACGTAAGTGTTTCGGTTACCCGAATAGATGGCAATCGTATTTTTCTGGACTTCAACCTCAAGGAGCGTCCTCGCTTATCAAAGTTCGAATTCTCGGGCATTGGCAAAAGCCAAGCTGACGATCTAAAGAACAAGATCAAGCTGATTCGGGGCAAAGTTGTGACGGATGCGTTGCTGAGTAACACCAGAACACAAGTGCGTAAGTTCTACACCAACAAAGGCTTCTTGGATGCCAAGGTGAACATCGTGCAGGTGCCTGATTCCAGCTTATCGAACAGCGTAGTGCTGAAGATAAACGTTGACAAGGGAGGCAAGAGCAAGATTCGAGAAATTGCCTTCGAAGGCAATGAGGCATTCAAGGACAGCAAGCTGAAAGGCAAGTTCAAGAAAACGAAAGAAAAGAAATTCCCTAAAATTCTGAATTCCGGTAAATTCCAACGGGTGGAGTTCGAGGAAGACAAGCAGAAGCTTGTTGATTTCTATAACGCGCAAGGCTACCGTGATGCGGTAGTAGTATCGGACACGCTTATTCGGAATGGAGAGGCTCTGGAACTGCGCGTGCGTGTGGATGAAGGCCCAAAGTATTACTTCCGAAACATCAGTTGGGCTGGTAATTACTTGTATGACGACAAGACACTAGCTTCAGTGCTTGGAATCAAAGAAGGCAGCGTGTACAGCAAAGAAACGTTGGACAAGCGCCTGAATTACAACCCTACGGGTCAGGATATCACCTCGCTCTACATGAACGATGGATATCTGTTTTTCTCTATCGACCCAGTGGAAACTAAAGTGGAAGGCGACTCAATTGATATTGAGATGCGCATCACTGAAGGGGTCCAGGCGCGCATCAAGGAGGTTAATATTTCCGGCAACACGAAGACCACCGACCATGTGTTGCGACGAGAGTTGCGCACGCTACCCGGTGACAAGTTTAACCGCGAACTGCTGATTCGTTCACAGCGTGAAATATCCACTTTGGGCTACTTTGACCCTGAGAAAGTGGGTATCAACCCCGTGCCTAACCAAGCAGACGGTACGGTGGACATCAACTACACAGTAGTGGAAAAGCCTTCCGACCAAATTACGCTTTCGGGTGGATGGGGCGGATATGCGGGCTTTATTGGTACAGTAGGTCTGGTATTCAATAACTTTTCTCTGCGCAAGGCCAAGGATTTCCGCAACTGGACCCCCGTACCAGCTGGCGACGGACAGCGAATTGCTTTGAACGTGCAGGCTAACGGATTACAGTACCAGGCGTATTCCTTTTCGTTCACTGAGCCTTGGTTGGGCGGCCGTAAGCCCAATTCTCTATCGTTTAGCTTGAACCGCAGCATCAACCGGTTGACCTACGGCAGCACGTTTGATGTAGAGAACGGAAGCTTTATCAAAAGCAATACCGCTTCTCTGAGCTTAGGCCGTCGGTTGCGTTGGCCAGATGACTACTTCACGCTGAGTAACTCATTGGCTGTAACGCAGTATGAGACGCAGAACTATCAGTTGTTCGAGAATTTCCAGAACGGTATTGCCACGAACATCACGCTGAACACCACACTGTCGCGCAATAGCATTGACAATCCAACTTACACGCGGCGTGGTTCCTCGTTGGCGTTGAGCGTAAACCTCACTCCACCTTACTCGGCTATCAAAGGCGCGCACCCCAATAGCAATGAGTGGGTCGAGTTCCACAAGTGGATGTTTGATGCCTCGTGGTTTACCCCAATCGCAGGTAAGTTGGTGCTGAACACTCGGGCTCACTTCGGTTTCATCGGTACTTATAATAGTAGCCGTCAGATAGGACCGTTCGAGCGTTTCAAGCTAGGAGGCTCAGGTTTGGCCGCTGGTGGCAGCCAAAACTTTGCGGTAGGTACCGAATACGTAGGCTTGCGCGGCTATGCTGATCCGAACGATGCAAACGCTATACCTACAGCCCAGCAAAATCAGAACGGCGGCGCAGTTTATAATAAGTATGTAATGGAGCTGCGTTATCCGGTGTCGCTGAACCCAGCCGCGACGGTTTATGTTCTTAGTTTCGCAGAGGCCGGCAATGCATTCAATAGCTACACCGATTATAATCCCTATAAACTGTACCGTTCGGTTGGGGTAGGAGCCCGGATTTTTATGTCGGCATTCGGTTTGCTAGGGTTTGATTACGGCCGTGCATTTGACGCTGTTCCGCGCACAAGCACTAACCAGACTGCTCAAGACCGTAACCAATTCCACTTCATCATCGGTCAGCAAATCCGCTAA
- a CDS encoding OmpH family outer membrane protein, whose translation MKKMFSALAALLVLLAASNPLAAQKFGYVDSEYIMSKMPEYAQAQTELNNLSQNWQKDIESQKKDLDKLYRTYQAEEVLLTEPMKKKRQDEILKKEQDVKAYQNKIFGYEGQLFKKRQELTKPVQDRVFEGIEKVAKKKQLAIMFDKSGDLTMLYTNPVHDYTEFVLEELGLASEDKNQTAQKGSVKTVSVPKTPAGDEPQADEAKESATPATRPTRQPATRPASRKN comes from the coding sequence ATGAAAAAAATGTTTTCCGCCCTAGCTGCTCTGCTGGTGCTTTTAGCTGCAAGCAATCCACTTGCAGCGCAGAAGTTTGGCTACGTCGACTCCGAGTACATCATGAGCAAGATGCCGGAGTATGCGCAGGCTCAAACCGAACTGAACAACTTGTCGCAGAACTGGCAAAAAGATATTGAGAGCCAGAAGAAGGACTTGGATAAGTTGTATCGTACCTATCAAGCGGAGGAGGTTCTATTGACCGAGCCGATGAAGAAGAAGCGTCAGGATGAAATCCTGAAAAAAGAGCAGGATGTTAAGGCTTACCAGAACAAAATTTTCGGCTACGAAGGTCAGCTGTTCAAAAAGCGTCAGGAGTTGACTAAACCGGTACAGGACCGCGTTTTTGAAGGCATTGAAAAGGTGGCTAAGAAAAAGCAGTTAGCCATCATGTTCGACAAATCGGGTGACCTGACTATGCTGTACACCAACCCTGTGCATGACTACACGGAATTTGTATTGGAAGAATTGGGTTTAGCTTCTGAAGACAAAAACCAAACAGCACAGAAAGGCAGCGTTAAAACTGTATCTGTACCAAAGACACCGGCCGGCGACGAACCGCAGGCTGACGAAGCCAAAGAAAGCGCTACACCTGCTACTCGTCCTACTCGGCAGCCAGCTACCCGTCCGGCAAGCCGAAAAAACTAA
- a CDS encoding OmpH family outer membrane protein — MNMFRVALAAAALSFTSATVALAQAPTTAGAAAPAVASGPLKIGYTSVEYVLSQMPESRQIEADLKAYSTQLENQLKSKYADYQGKAEAYQKGAATMTDVVKADKEKELTTMQQSIQEFQRSADQNLQQKQQTLLKPALDKLQKTIDAVANENGYTYVLNSDGASPVLLHGPKEGDISDLVLKKMGVTPGANAAAAAPKVSAPAATPVSNTAASKTKVKTKK, encoded by the coding sequence ATGAACATGTTCCGCGTTGCATTGGCTGCGGCCGCCCTTTCTTTCACGTCGGCCACAGTTGCGCTAGCGCAGGCTCCTACCACTGCGGGTGCTGCTGCACCTGCTGTTGCCAGCGGTCCATTAAAAATCGGATACACCAGTGTGGAGTACGTGCTTAGCCAAATGCCTGAGAGCCGGCAGATAGAGGCTGACTTGAAAGCATACAGCACGCAACTTGAAAACCAGCTGAAAAGCAAGTACGCCGACTATCAGGGCAAAGCCGAAGCATACCAGAAAGGCGCTGCTACAATGACTGACGTAGTGAAAGCCGATAAAGAAAAGGAACTCACTACTATGCAGCAGTCCATCCAAGAGTTTCAGCGTTCTGCTGATCAGAACCTTCAGCAGAAGCAGCAGACTTTGCTGAAACCGGCTCTAGACAAACTGCAAAAAACGATTGATGCTGTAGCCAACGAGAATGGTTACACCTACGTGCTGAACTCCGATGGAGCAAGCCCCGTACTGTTGCACGGCCCTAAAGAAGGCGACATATCAGACTTGGTGTTGAAAAAGATGGGCGTAACGCCTGGCGCCAACGCTGCCGCTGCTGCACCCAAGGTGAGTGCTCCGGCTGCAACTCCTGTGTCAAACACTGCTGCGAGTAAGACTAAAGTGAAAACCAAAAAGTAA